One stretch of Ammospiza nelsoni isolate bAmmNel1 chromosome 21, bAmmNel1.pri, whole genome shotgun sequence DNA includes these proteins:
- the TBX2 gene encoding T-box transcription factor TBX2: MRDPAFPGTAMAYHPFHAPRPADFPMSAFLAAAQPSFFPALALPPAALAKPMPDPGLAGAAEAGLHVSALGHHHQAAHLRSLKSLEPEEEVEDDPKVTLEAKELWDQFHKLGTEMVITKSGRRMFPPFKVRVSGLDKKAKYILLMDIVAADDCRYKFHNSRWMVAGKADPEMPKRMYIHPDSPATGEQWMAKPVAFHKLKLTNNISDKHGFTILNSMHKYQPRFHIVRANDILKLPYSTFRTYVFPETDFIAVTAYQNDKITQLKIDNNPFAKGFRDTGNGRREKRKQLSLPSLRMYEEPCKPDRDGGESDASSCEPSAVRDALHSPVGALPSPLRLKGSGREEKPGADSDTEAEKVPEERPVAAASPSAEDATPRGSPRCPEERSKERHSPEKAKDGASPREAPGEGLFGARGLEKDKVEGRRKETEPGKKDTEGGGLGKEAFAPLMVHTDSPPHLSTGHLQSLALSGLHGQQFFSPLGAGQPLFIHPGQFAMAPGAFSAMGMGHLLASVTGGGSLENGALSSAPGAAGTATPFPFHLSQHMLASQGIPMPTFGGLFPYPYTYMAAAAAAASAMPATSAAAAAGPLSRNPFLGSSRPRLRFSPYQLPVGIPPSTNLLTTGLPASLSAEGSKGGGSSREPSPLPEPPLHKGGAQRAAASPKGSLKESLNELQNIQRLVSGLESQRELSPGRESPK, translated from the exons ATGAGAGATCCAGCCTTCCCAGGGACTGCCATGGCTTACCACCCCTTCCACGCACCCCGGCCGGCTGACTTCCCCATGTCCGCTTTCCTCGCAGCCGCCCAGCCGTCCTTTTTCCcggctctggctctgcctccGGCGGCGTTGGCGAAGCCCATGCCGGACCCGGGGCTGGCCGGGGCGGCCGAGGCCGGGCTGCACGTCTCGGCCCTGGGACACCACCACCAAGCCGCCCATCTGCGCTCGCTCAAAAGCCTGGAACCCGAGGAGGAGGTCGAGGACGACCCCAAAGTAACGCTGGAAGCCAAAGAGCTTTGGGACCAGTTCCACAAGCTGGGCACCGAGATGGTGATCACCAAGTCCGGGAG GAGGATGTTCCCCCCGTTCAAGGTGCGGGTGAGCGGCCTGGACAAGAAGGCCAAGTACATTTTGCTGATGGATATAGTGGCGGCCGACGACTGCCGGTACAAATTCCACAACTCCCGCTGGATGGTGGCTGGCAAGGCCGACCCGGAGATGCCCAAGCGCATGTACATCCACCCCGACAGCCCGGCCACGGGGGAGCAGTGGATGGCCAAACCTGTTGCCTTTCACAAGCTCAAGCTCACCAACAACATCTCGGATAAGCACGGCTTT ACCATCCTGAACTCCATGCACAAGTACCAGCCCAGGTTCCACATCGTCCGGGCCAACGACATCCTCAAGCTGCCCTACAGCACCTTCCGCACCTACGTGTTCCCCGAGACCGACTTCATCGCCGTCACTGCCTACCAGAACGACAAG ATCACGCAGCTGAAAATCGATAACAACCCCTTCGCCAAGGGCTTTCGGGACACGGGCAATGGCCGGCGGGAGAAGAG GAAGCAGCTCTCGCTGCCGTCCCTGCGGATGTACGAGGAGCCCTGCAAGCCCGACCGCGACGGGGGAGAGTCGGACGCCTCGTCGTGCGAGCCCTCGGCCGTGCGCGATGCCCTGCACTCGCCCGTGGGCGCCCTGCCCAGCCCCCTGCGCCTCAAGGGCAGCGGCAGAG AGGAGAAGCCAGGGGCTGACAGCGACACGGAGGCGGAGAAAGTGCCCGAGGAGCGGCCggtggcagcagccagccccagcGCCGAGGACGCGACGCCCCGGGGCAGCCCCCGGTGCCCGGAGGAGCGGAGCAAGGAGAGGCACAGCCCGGAGAAAGCCAAGGACGGGGCATCCCCCCGGGAGGCTCCTGGCGAGGGCCTGTTCGGCGCACGGGGCCTGGAGAAGGACAAggtggagggaaggaggaaagagacGGAGCCGGGCAAGAAGGACACGGAGGGCGGCGGGCTGGGCAAGGAGGCGTTCGCGCCGCTGATGGTGCACACGGACAGCCCCCCGCACCTGAGCACCGggcacctgcagagcctggcGCTCTCTGGCCTCCACGGGCAGCAGTTCTTCAGCCCGCTGGGCGCCGGGCAGCCCCTCTTCATCCACCCGGGACAGTTTGCCATGGCGCCCGGCGCCTTCTCGGCCATGGGCATGGGACACTTGCTGGCCTCGGTGACCGGCGGGGGCAGCCTGGAGAACGGAGCCCTCTCGTCCGCCCCGGGCGCAGCAGGGACGGCCACCCCCTTCCCTTTCCACCTCTCCCAGCACATGTTGGCCTCTCAG GGAATCCCGATGCCCACCTTCGGCGGACTCTTCCCCTACCCCTACACCTACATGGCAGCGGCCGCAGCCGCCGCCTCGGCCATGCCGGCCACCAGCGCTgcggccgcggcggggccgctgTCCCGCAACcccttcctgggcagcagccggccccgCCTGCGCTTCAGCCCCTACCAGCTGCCGGTGGGCATCCCGCCCAGCACCAACCTGCTGACCACCGGCCTGCCCGCCAGCCTCAGCGCCGAGGGCTCCAAGGGCGGCGGCAGCAGCCGGGAGCCCAGCCCGCTGCCCGAGCCGCCCCTGCACAAGGGGGGCGCCCAGcgcgccgccgcctcccccaAGGGCTCCCTGAAGGAGTCGCTCAATGAACTGCAGAACATCCAGAGACTGGTGAGCGGGCtggagagccagcgggagctGTCCCCGGGCAGGGAGTCCCCGAAGTga